Proteins from a single region of Bacteroidota bacterium:
- the ybeY gene encoding rRNA maturation RNase YbeY, which translates to MPEETSVDITQAHASRHLDAGALEALVRRTAQAEGFVVRSLGIVLADRATVHRLNREFLDHDYPTDVLSFSLDEDAAAEGILDGEVYVDLDMAAERAPEFGVTAEEEAQRYVLHGVLHLMGYDDAADAERAAMRRLEDRYLGAEERKKGRVEEE; encoded by the coding sequence GTGCCCGAAGAGACCTCCGTCGACATCACGCAAGCCCACGCGTCGCGGCACCTCGACGCCGGGGCGCTCGAAGCCCTCGTCCGGCGCACGGCCCAGGCCGAGGGGTTCGTGGTGCGCTCGCTCGGCATCGTCCTCGCCGACCGGGCGACGGTCCACCGCCTCAACCGCGAGTTCCTGGACCACGACTACCCGACCGACGTGCTCTCGTTCTCGCTCGACGAAGACGCCGCGGCCGAGGGCATCCTCGACGGGGAGGTCTACGTGGACCTCGACATGGCGGCCGAGCGCGCGCCGGAGTTTGGCGTGACTGCCGAGGAGGAGGCGCAGCGCTACGTACTCCACGGCGTCCTCCACCTGATGGGCTACGACGATGCGGCGGACGCCGAGCGAGCGGCGATGCGGAGGCTTGAAGACCGGTATCTGGGAGCGGAAGAGCGGAAGAAGGGAAGAGTGGAGGAGGAATAG